One window from the genome of Streptomyces sp. NBC_00708 encodes:
- the efp gene encoding elongation factor P, with protein MASTNDLKNGMVLKLDGGQLWSVVEFQHVKPGKGPAFVRTKLKNVLSGKVVDKTFNAGIKVETATVDRRDMQFSYMDGDYFVFMDMDTYDQLMVDRKAVGDTANFLIEGFTASVAQHDGEVLYVELPAAVELKIQHTDPGVQGDRSTGGTKPATLETGYEIGVPLFITTGETIKVDTRSGEYISRVNK; from the coding sequence GTGGCTTCCACGAACGACCTCAAGAACGGCATGGTGCTCAAGCTCGACGGGGGCCAGCTCTGGTCCGTAGTCGAGTTCCAGCACGTCAAGCCCGGCAAGGGCCCGGCCTTCGTGCGCACCAAGCTCAAGAACGTGCTCTCCGGCAAGGTCGTGGACAAGACCTTCAACGCAGGCATCAAGGTCGAGACGGCCACCGTCGACCGGCGCGACATGCAGTTCTCGTACATGGACGGCGACTACTTCGTCTTCATGGACATGGACACGTACGACCAGCTGATGGTCGACCGCAAGGCCGTCGGTGACACCGCCAACTTCCTGATCGAGGGCTTCACCGCCTCCGTCGCCCAGCACGACGGCGAGGTGCTGTACGTCGAGCTGCCGGCCGCCGTCGAGCTGAAGATCCAGCACACGGACCCGGGCGTCCAGGGCGACCGCTCCACCGGCGGCACCAAGCCGGCCACCCTGGAGACCGGTTACGAGATCGGCGTCCCGCTGTTCATCACCACGGGTGAGACGATCAAGGTCGACACCCGCTCCGGCGAGTACATCAGCCGGGTGAACAAGTAG